A genomic region of Anaerolineales bacterium contains the following coding sequences:
- a CDS encoding alanine--glyoxylate aminotransferase family protein codes for MFIPGPVDVDPAIAAEQTRAMLPHRSAQFEEIFRRASENAQKLFYTQHRVFISASSGTGFHEAAVRNFVNQDVLCCVNGAFAERWKQVAESNGKQADVLSADWKEPITAARVKDALGQKKYEAILVVHNETSTGLVNPVQEIAAVVKQTSPDTLICVDAVSSLGGDKVDMDGWGLDMVLTSAQKALALPPGIALAAVSDRAMAKAEQVANRGWYFDLVRMEKHRLKDSTPATPAIGLVYALDAQLQRMLAEGLEARFARHAAMAELTRTWAASRGLALYAPEGFRSQTVTTIDNTLGIEVSKLNGFLSERGMRIANGYGQLKNLTFRIGHMGELTVTDMEELLAAMDDYLHQAA; via the coding sequence TTGTTTATTCCCGGACCGGTGGATGTAGATCCTGCGATCGCCGCCGAGCAAACGCGGGCCATGCTGCCGCACCGCAGCGCACAATTTGAGGAGATCTTCCGCCGCGCCAGCGAAAATGCGCAGAAGCTGTTCTACACACAACACCGTGTATTCATCAGCGCCTCCTCCGGCACCGGCTTTCATGAAGCGGCGGTGCGCAACTTCGTCAATCAGGATGTGCTGTGCTGTGTGAACGGCGCTTTCGCTGAGCGCTGGAAGCAGGTGGCCGAGAGCAACGGCAAGCAGGCGGATGTGCTGAGCGCCGATTGGAAAGAGCCCATCACTGCCGCGCGCGTAAAAGATGCGCTGGGGCAGAAGAAGTACGAAGCTATTTTGGTGGTGCACAACGAGACGTCAACCGGTTTGGTGAACCCGGTGCAAGAGATTGCCGCGGTGGTGAAACAAACCAGCCCGGATACGCTGATCTGCGTGGATGCCGTCTCCTCTTTGGGTGGCGACAAAGTAGATATGGACGGCTGGGGCTTGGATATGGTGCTGACTTCAGCACAGAAAGCCTTGGCCCTGCCGCCGGGCATCGCCCTGGCGGCGGTGAGCGACCGCGCCATGGCCAAGGCCGAGCAGGTGGCCAACCGCGGCTGGTACTTTGACCTGGTGCGCATGGAAAAGCACCGCCTGAAGGACAGCACGCCAGCCACGCCGGCCATTGGCTTGGTGTATGCGCTGGATGCGCAATTGCAGCGCATGCTCGCCGAGGGGCTGGAGGCACGCTTTGCCCGCCATGCGGCCATGGCCGAACTGACCCGCACCTGGGCTGCCAGCCGCGGCCTGGCGCTCTACGCGCCCGAGGGCTTCCGCTCGCAGACGGTGACTACGATCGACAACACCCTCGGCATCGAGGTCAGCAAGCTCAACGGGTTTTTGAGCGAGCGCGGCATGCGCATTGCCAATGGCTACGGCCAGCTCAAGAATCTGACCTTCCGCATTGGTCACATGGGTGAACTGACCGTCACCGATATGGAGGAGCTGTTGGCCGCCATGGATGATTATCTGCACCAAGCTGCGTAA
- a CDS encoding response regulator transcription factor, translated as MRSGLRALLAYDPRIQVAAEAATLAGLLEQEAELDVVLLAEELPLAQLAEALAASEEPPALLLLSQAPEAAQPIASLPARAWGWLPPDCSPQELAAAVLALHEGLIAAAPPMLTALLAPANRSEAPLDEELTERELDVLQLLAEGMANKQIALQLNISEHTVKFHSSSIYAKLGVTNRTEAVRRAARLGLLVL; from the coding sequence TTGCGCAGCGGCCTGCGCGCCTTGTTGGCTTACGACCCGCGCATCCAGGTGGCCGCCGAAGCGGCCACCTTGGCGGGCTTACTGGAGCAGGAGGCCGAGCTGGATGTAGTGCTGCTGGCCGAGGAGTTGCCGCTGGCCCAGTTGGCCGAAGCACTGGCCGCCTCCGAGGAGCCGCCGGCGCTACTGCTGCTCAGCCAGGCTCCCGAGGCGGCACAGCCAATAGCCAGCCTGCCGGCGCGTGCCTGGGGCTGGCTGCCGCCGGATTGCAGCCCGCAGGAGCTGGCCGCGGCCGTGCTGGCGCTGCACGAGGGCTTGATCGCCGCCGCGCCGCCCATGCTGACAGCGCTGCTGGCCCCGGCCAACCGCAGCGAGGCCCCGCTGGACGAAGAGCTCACCGAGCGCGAGCTGGATGTGCTGCAACTGCTGGCCGAGGGTATGGCCAACAAGCAGATTGCGCTGCAATTGAACATCAGCGAGCACACCGTCAAATTTCACAGTTCATCCATCTATGCCAAGTTGGGCGTCACCAACCGCACCGAGGCGGTGCGCCGCGCCGCCCGGCTGGGCTTGCTGGTGCTGTAG
- a CDS encoding phage holin family protein, which yields MKNSWIVRFVVNAVALYAAIAIVPGLSVVNESWTTYLWLALFFGIINAFLAPILKLLTCPIYVFTLGLFSLVVNTLLFYATGWLSNLFGVPLQISDFGAAFLGALIVSLVQMVLFAVLPDDRPRPRPHAKRPN from the coding sequence ATGAAGAATTCATGGATCGTTCGTTTTGTTGTTAATGCGGTGGCGCTATACGCCGCCATCGCCATCGTGCCCGGCCTTTCAGTGGTCAATGAAAGCTGGACCACCTACCTGTGGCTGGCGCTGTTCTTCGGCATCATCAATGCCTTCTTGGCGCCCATCCTCAAGCTGCTGACCTGCCCGATCTACGTCTTCACCCTGGGCCTGTTCAGCTTGGTAGTCAACACCCTGCTCTTCTACGCCACCGGCTGGTTGAGCAATCTGTTCGGCGTGCCGCTGCAAATCTCTGACTTTGGTGCCGCCTTCCTCGGGGCGCTGATCGTCAGCCTGGTGCAGATGGTGCTGTTCGCAGTTCTGCCCGACGACCGCCCGCGCCCCCGCCCGCACGCCAAGCGCCCCAACTAA
- a CDS encoding nitroreductase family deazaflavin-dependent oxidoreductase, whose amino-acid sequence MQGMKVIHLTTTGRVTGKPQWVELYCFFHEEHAVVVASYGGKDQHPQWYLNLKANPAVTVKIGKDSYPATAKIAGPKLRAQLWQELNQLNSHYENFQRNTRRTIPMVVLHKETA is encoded by the coding sequence ATGCAAGGAATGAAAGTCATCCATCTCACCACCACCGGGCGGGTTACTGGCAAGCCGCAATGGGTGGAGCTGTACTGCTTCTTCCATGAAGAGCACGCCGTAGTGGTTGCCTCTTATGGGGGCAAGGATCAGCACCCGCAGTGGTACCTGAACCTCAAAGCCAACCCGGCCGTCACGGTCAAGATCGGCAAAGACAGCTACCCGGCCACGGCCAAGATCGCCGGCCCCAAACTGCGCGCCCAACTCTGGCAGGAGCTTAACCAGTTGAACTCACATTACGAAAACTTTCAGCGCAACACCCGGCGCACCATCCCAATGGTGGTGCTGCATAAGGAGACGGCCTGA
- the lipB gene encoding lipoyl(octanoyl) transferase LipB gives MSTCQVYRLGLVEYQKAWNLQNQLADEIARGEHPPTLLLLEHPHVYTFGRRGQAEHLLWEQARLQEQQVDVHWVDRGGDVTYHGPGQLVGYPLLPLGEVQPDPASGNPRIPQVDYIAYLRNLEKTIIKALAQLGVPAGQVPGQTGVWVQPDVASRCVHCPPHLLQAPSKIASIGVKVDAKGVSRHGFALNVMPDMNYWQGIVACGLENQNQISLEYIFNQPPDMERVVHELLTVFSQVFSYELELHEGILLI, from the coding sequence ATGAGCACCTGCCAGGTCTACCGGTTGGGTTTGGTGGAGTACCAAAAGGCCTGGAACTTGCAAAACCAGCTGGCCGACGAAATTGCGCGCGGCGAGCACCCGCCCACGCTGCTCTTGCTGGAGCACCCGCATGTGTACACGTTTGGCCGCCGCGGCCAGGCCGAGCACCTGCTCTGGGAACAAGCCCGCTTGCAAGAGCAGCAGGTGGACGTGCATTGGGTGGACCGCGGCGGCGATGTGACCTACCACGGCCCGGGGCAACTGGTGGGCTACCCGCTGCTGCCCCTCGGCGAGGTGCAGCCAGACCCGGCCAGCGGCAACCCACGCATCCCGCAAGTCGACTACATTGCCTACCTGCGCAACCTGGAAAAAACGATCATCAAGGCCCTGGCGCAACTGGGCGTGCCCGCCGGCCAAGTGCCCGGCCAAACCGGCGTATGGGTGCAGCCCGATGTAGCCTCGCGCTGCGTGCACTGCCCGCCGCATCTGCTGCAGGCGCCCAGCAAGATCGCCTCGATCGGCGTGAAGGTGGATGCCAAGGGCGTCTCGCGCCATGGCTTTGCGCTCAACGTCATGCCAGATATGAACTATTGGCAGGGCATCGTGGCTTGCGGGCTGGAGAACCAGAACCAAATCAGCCTGGAGTATATTTTCAACCAGCCGCCCGACATGGAACGCGTGGTGCACGAGCTGTTAACCGTCTTCAGCCAGGTGTTCAGCTACGAATTGGAGCTACACGAAGGCATTCTGCTCATTTAG
- a CDS encoding peptidylprolyl isomerase, with amino-acid sequence MSEPTAVDKDVVVSLAYKLTVEGEILDEAGAEDALQYLHGNQNIIPGLENELTGLKMGDSKTVSVKPEDGYGLTDSEEIEEISLEDFPEGIVPEIGMELEVKDEDGNDLYGRILAISEDSVTMDFNHPLAGKTLDFEVTVVGLRAATADELAHGHVHGPEGHHHH; translated from the coding sequence ATGAGTGAACCGACTGCGGTAGACAAAGATGTAGTGGTGAGCCTGGCTTACAAGCTCACCGTAGAGGGTGAGATCCTGGATGAGGCGGGGGCCGAGGATGCGTTGCAGTATCTGCATGGCAACCAGAACATCATTCCTGGCCTGGAGAACGAGCTGACCGGCCTGAAGATGGGCGACAGCAAAACGGTGAGCGTGAAGCCGGAAGATGGCTACGGGCTAACCGATAGCGAAGAGATCGAAGAAATTTCGCTGGAAGACTTTCCCGAGGGCATCGTGCCGGAAATTGGCATGGAGCTGGAAGTAAAAGATGAGGATGGGAACGATCTGTATGGGCGCATTCTGGCGATCAGCGAGGATAGCGTGACCATGGATTTCAACCATCCGCTGGCTGGCAAAACGCTGGACTTTGAGGTGACCGTGGTGGGGCTGCGCGCTGCCACCGCCGATGAATTGGCCCACGGGCATGTACATGGGCCCGAAGGCCACCACCATCACTAA
- a CDS encoding FAD-binding oxidoreductase, producing MSHLPLPLQTLTRLENFGHSLQRVAYVFRPEHTDELPALFAQARQAGLSIGLRGAGRSYGDAALNAGQIILDLRGLTRILAWDAESGIVRVEPGVTIEQLWRHALPFGWWPPVVPGTMFPTLGGCLAANIHGKNNWQAGPIGEHVVEFEATLPNGQTVTCSPQQNAELFYSLIGGMGLLGIFTSITLQLKKVHSAQLRVTGWTQPALAGMLAEVDAYKDEDYIVGWLDATAPGGALGRGQLHRASYQAAEAERPAPSLDLPPSILGIPKAALPPLMAPFVNNLGVGLVNFAKYSANRLLEHHKSYTQSLVEFNFLLDYIPGWERIYGRGGLVQHQSFVPAAAAPSVYRQVLQRCQQHGLPPYLAVLKRHRPDAFLLSHAVDGFSLALDFKVPRQPARLVALARELDAMLLAAGGRYYFAKDALLDGQRARQFLGEQTLSTLKELKQRCDPEGLLQHDLFRRCLAEEAV from the coding sequence TTGAGCCATCTGCCGCTGCCTTTGCAGACGCTAACCCGTCTGGAGAATTTTGGCCATTCGTTGCAGCGCGTGGCCTATGTGTTTCGGCCAGAGCATACCGATGAACTGCCCGCCCTGTTCGCCCAGGCGCGCCAGGCCGGGTTGAGCATCGGCTTGCGTGGCGCCGGGCGCAGCTACGGCGATGCCGCGCTGAACGCCGGCCAGATCATCCTGGATCTGCGCGGGCTGACCCGCATCCTCGCCTGGGATGCGGAAAGTGGCATCGTGCGCGTGGAACCCGGCGTCACCATCGAACAATTGTGGCGCCATGCGCTGCCTTTCGGCTGGTGGCCGCCAGTGGTGCCTGGCACCATGTTTCCCACGCTGGGTGGCTGCCTGGCCGCCAACATTCATGGCAAGAACAACTGGCAGGCCGGGCCAATTGGCGAGCATGTTGTGGAATTTGAGGCTACCCTGCCCAATGGGCAAACCGTCACCTGCAGCCCGCAGCAAAACGCTGAGTTGTTCTACAGCCTGATCGGCGGGATGGGCTTGCTCGGCATTTTCACTTCCATTACGCTGCAATTGAAGAAGGTGCACTCGGCCCAGCTACGCGTCACCGGATGGACCCAGCCGGCGCTGGCCGGCATGCTGGCCGAAGTGGACGCATACAAGGACGAAGATTACATCGTGGGCTGGCTCGACGCCACCGCGCCCGGCGGTGCATTGGGCCGTGGCCAGTTGCACCGTGCCAGCTACCAGGCGGCCGAGGCGGAGCGGCCGGCGCCCAGCCTCGATTTGCCGCCCAGCATTCTGGGTATCCCCAAAGCAGCCCTGCCGCCGCTGATGGCACCGTTCGTAAACAACCTCGGCGTGGGGCTGGTGAATTTCGCCAAATACAGCGCCAACCGGCTACTGGAGCATCACAAGAGCTACACGCAATCGCTGGTGGAATTCAACTTCCTGTTGGATTACATCCCCGGCTGGGAGCGTATCTACGGGCGCGGCGGCCTGGTGCAGCATCAAAGCTTCGTGCCCGCCGCTGCGGCGCCCAGCGTCTACCGCCAAGTGTTGCAACGCTGCCAGCAACATGGCCTGCCGCCCTACCTGGCGGTGCTCAAGCGCCATCGCCCGGATGCGTTTTTGCTCTCGCACGCCGTAGACGGTTTTTCGCTGGCGCTGGATTTCAAGGTGCCGCGCCAGCCCGCGCGCCTGGTGGCGCTGGCCCGCGAGCTGGATGCGATGCTGCTGGCGGCGGGCGGGCGCTATTACTTCGCCAAGGATGCGTTGCTGGATGGCCAACGGGCGCGCCAATTCTTGGGTGAGCAGACCTTGAGCACGCTCAAAGAACTCAAACAGCGCTGCGATCCTGAGGGCCTGTTGCAGCACGATCTGTTCCGCCGCTGCCTGGCCGAGGAGGCTGTATGA
- a CDS encoding DUF4239 domain-containing protein, protein MKTTLAKALLFSVVMAGVYALLHDWLQTNTFMPEANTLNGFLTVFGSLYSILTAFVILEVWKQYNNISELIEQEAQSLEQLYGLTVYFRDEKMTAEMKTAIQEYASIIIEGKFQKLGSRDRTTRSSKAFERIAEIISHVHFNDDHDSVVFNQVLEHYRQLAWTRTERVAKSVRRLPLLLKAFIYIASFFTLVTFSFMPFMTSQYGVLAMLVISFQQIMIFFIIEGLDNPFVGHWRLTPEPYQQMLQHLDGKY, encoded by the coding sequence ATGAAAACCACACTGGCCAAAGCCCTACTCTTTTCTGTCGTCATGGCCGGGGTGTATGCCCTATTGCATGACTGGCTGCAAACCAACACCTTCATGCCTGAGGCCAATACCCTCAATGGTTTCCTGACCGTGTTTGGCTCCTTGTACAGCATCCTGACAGCCTTCGTCATCCTTGAAGTGTGGAAGCAATACAACAACATTTCCGAGCTGATCGAGCAGGAAGCGCAAAGCTTGGAGCAGTTATACGGGCTGACCGTGTACTTTCGAGACGAGAAGATGACCGCGGAGATGAAAACGGCCATTCAAGAATACGCTTCGATCATCATCGAAGGCAAATTTCAAAAACTTGGCAGCCGTGATCGCACCACGCGCAGCAGCAAAGCCTTCGAGCGCATTGCCGAGATCATTAGCCATGTGCATTTCAATGATGATCACGATTCGGTCGTCTTTAATCAGGTGTTGGAGCACTATCGCCAACTGGCCTGGACGCGTACCGAGCGCGTGGCCAAAAGTGTGCGCCGCCTGCCGTTGCTGCTCAAAGCATTTATTTACATTGCTTCGTTCTTCACTCTGGTCACGTTCTCATTCATGCCGTTTATGACCTCACAATACGGTGTATTGGCCATGCTGGTGATTAGCTTCCAGCAGATTATGATCTTCTTCATCATTGAGGGCTTGGATAACCCCTTCGTGGGTCATTGGCGCTTGACGCCGGAGCCTTATCAACAGATGCTGCAACATCTGGATGGCAAGTACTAG
- a CDS encoding ABC transporter ATP-binding protein, whose protein sequence is MRGGGGGGGWRRYLNYDEEQAKAPIDRELLRRVWAYARPYFKRLALMLLAIVVTSSIDLLPPLLYRDLFDNVLPNQDYHRLLILGLLMLAVPFISGLIGVGQRYLSATIGEGIIFDLRQSMYEHLQRMGLRFFTRTKSGLIISRFEEDVVGAQNAITSTVPGILTNAVRLLSTLGIMLAIEWRLTLMALAVVPLFMLPARRVGRVLRDVRRQAMNYNADMSVIVGETLSISGALLAKTFGRQPEEREKYRQVNQNVRDIGLRRAMIGRWFSLWLELAGSIGMVLIFWGGGYFVLQGSISSGSIVAFVAYIFGLYGPISALSNVQVEFATSMVSFERVFEFMDLPIEIQDKPKAVHLTRAEGHIQFEHVSFSYVEENEEPLLTAPPRHGQEEEAQQIVPTRRFALEDVSFEIQPGQLAALVGPSGSGKTTATYLLPRLYDPTEGRVRLDGHDLRDLAQESLAEQIGMVTQESYLFHDTVRANLLYAKPDATQAEMEAAAKAANIHDMIMALPQGYDTLVGERGYRMSGGEKQRLSIARVVLKDPRILILDEATSSLDSQSEALIQAAMQPLMKGRTSLVIAHRLSTILAADVILVLNAGKLVEQGTHQQLLAMDGLYAELYETQFRHALEHSSQLTELNDQKASK, encoded by the coding sequence ATGCGCGGCGGAGGCGGGGGCGGCGGCTGGCGCCGCTACCTGAATTACGACGAAGAGCAGGCCAAGGCGCCGATCGATCGCGAGCTGCTGCGCCGCGTGTGGGCCTATGCGCGCCCATACTTCAAACGTCTGGCGCTGATGTTGCTGGCGATCGTGGTGACCTCCTCGATCGATCTGCTGCCGCCGTTGCTGTACCGTGATCTGTTCGACAATGTGCTACCCAACCAGGACTATCACCGCTTGCTGATACTGGGTTTGCTGATGTTGGCGGTGCCCTTCATCAGCGGACTGATCGGCGTAGGCCAACGCTACTTAAGCGCCACCATCGGCGAGGGCATCATTTTTGATCTGCGCCAGAGCATGTACGAGCATTTGCAGCGCATGGGGTTGCGCTTCTTTACGCGCACCAAATCCGGCCTGATCATCTCGCGCTTTGAAGAAGATGTCGTCGGCGCGCAAAACGCCATCACCAGCACGGTGCCCGGCATCCTCACCAACGCCGTACGCCTGCTCAGCACCCTGGGCATCATGCTGGCCATCGAGTGGCGCCTGACGCTGATGGCGCTGGCGGTGGTGCCGCTGTTCATGCTGCCGGCGCGCCGCGTGGGCCGCGTGCTGCGCGATGTGCGCCGCCAGGCGATGAATTACAACGCCGATATGTCAGTGATTGTCGGCGAAACCTTGAGCATCAGCGGGGCACTGCTGGCCAAAACCTTTGGGCGCCAGCCTGAAGAGCGCGAAAAGTATCGCCAAGTCAACCAAAACGTGCGCGATATCGGCCTGCGCCGCGCCATGATCGGGCGCTGGTTCTCGCTATGGCTCGAGCTGGCCGGATCGATCGGCATGGTGCTGATCTTCTGGGGCGGCGGCTATTTCGTGTTGCAAGGCAGCATCAGCTCCGGCAGTATCGTGGCCTTCGTGGCCTATATCTTCGGCCTCTACGGGCCGATCTCAGCGCTCTCCAATGTGCAGGTTGAATTCGCCACCTCGATGGTGAGCTTTGAGCGCGTGTTTGAGTTTATGGATCTGCCGATTGAGATCCAGGATAAGCCGAAGGCGGTGCACTTGACGCGCGCCGAAGGCCATATCCAGTTCGAGCACGTCTCCTTCAGCTATGTTGAAGAGAATGAAGAGCCGCTGCTCACCGCACCGCCGCGCCACGGCCAGGAAGAGGAAGCCCAGCAGATCGTGCCGACGCGGCGCTTTGCGCTGGAAGATGTAAGCTTCGAGATCCAGCCTGGCCAGCTCGCTGCGCTGGTGGGCCCCAGTGGCTCGGGCAAGACCACGGCTACCTATCTGCTGCCGCGGCTGTATGACCCCACCGAGGGCCGCGTGCGGCTGGACGGGCACGACCTGCGTGATTTGGCACAGGAATCGCTGGCTGAACAGATCGGCATGGTGACGCAGGAGAGCTACCTGTTCCACGATACGGTGCGCGCCAACCTGCTGTACGCCAAGCCTGACGCCACGCAGGCCGAGATGGAAGCCGCCGCCAAAGCCGCCAACATTCACGACATGATCATGGCGCTGCCCCAAGGCTACGATACGCTGGTGGGCGAGCGCGGCTACCGCATGAGCGGTGGCGAGAAGCAACGGCTCTCCATCGCCCGCGTGGTGCTGAAGGACCCGCGTATCTTGATCCTTGACGAGGCCACCTCCTCGCTCGACTCGCAATCCGAGGCGTTGATCCAGGCGGCGATGCAGCCGCTGATGAAGGGGCGCACCTCGCTGGTCATCGCCCACCGCCTTTCCACCATCCTGGCCGCAGATGTCATTCTGGTGCTGAATGCTGGCAAGCTGGTGGAACAGGGTACCCACCAGCAGCTATTGGCTATGGATGGCTTGTACGCAGAGTTATACGAAACCCAGTTCCGCCACGCCTTGGAGCACAGCAGCCAGCTTACTGAGTTAAATGACCAAAAGGCCAGCAAGTAA
- a CDS encoding FHA domain-containing protein: MANHFSLVIQAGPNPGQRTPLSKENLLIGRDPSSDLHIQDIEVSRRHARLIAQSGGFVLEDLGSTNGTFVNGERVHGVSVLRPGDEIRLGEVVTLRYELDLNSLETTPPSPSAPPRRSVAPPPPTASLPPLEERPARHAFDAPAAPLRPAAPPASQAPLPPPTRPDEPIAVRMAAQRDFVDPLDIDPYAEAPQGPVSRRPRRKGMRLSRNAMLGCGGLVLLGLCGLIAFLFYVDANSLWCDVFGGLIAACRPIVP, from the coding sequence ATGGCGAATCATTTCAGTCTTGTCATTCAGGCTGGCCCCAACCCCGGTCAGCGCACCCCGCTTTCCAAGGAAAACCTGCTCATCGGCCGTGACCCGTCCAGCGATCTGCACATTCAGGATATCGAAGTTTCGCGCCGGCACGCGCGCCTGATCGCCCAGAGCGGCGGCTTCGTGCTCGAAGACCTCGGCTCCACCAATGGCACCTTCGTCAACGGCGAGCGCGTGCACGGCGTCAGCGTGTTGCGCCCTGGCGATGAGATTCGCCTGGGCGAAGTGGTCACCCTGCGCTACGAGCTGGATCTAAACAGCCTGGAAACCACGCCGCCCAGCCCCAGCGCGCCACCGCGGCGCTCGGTGGCGCCGCCTCCGCCCACCGCCAGCCTGCCGCCGCTGGAAGAGCGCCCCGCACGGCACGCCTTCGACGCACCCGCCGCGCCGCTGCGCCCTGCCGCACCTCCCGCCAGCCAAGCTCCGCTGCCGCCGCCCACCCGCCCGGATGAGCCGATCGCCGTGCGCATGGCCGCCCAGCGTGATTTTGTGGACCCGCTGGATATCGACCCCTATGCCGAAGCGCCGCAAGGCCCGGTGAGCCGCCGGCCGCGCCGAAAGGGTATGCGCCTCAGCCGCAATGCGATGCTGGGCTGTGGCGGCCTGGTATTGTTGGGATTGTGCGGGCTGATCGCCTTCCTGTTTTACGTCGATGCCAACTCGCTATGGTGCGATGTCTTCGGCGGGCTGATCGCGGCCTGCCGTCCCATCGTTCCGTAG
- a CDS encoding serine protease, protein MKDANNTQGLSALSHSLVEATQAASASIVTVHGRRRLPSTGVIVEPGLVLTASHTLREEGDIQVSLADGTTLGAELLGRDPHSDLAVLKLVDALGTPARINEQPQVGQLAIALGRPGQAIEASLGIVSAIGGPVRTHGGGLVESTLRTDATAYPGFSGGPLVDDLGQVLGINTSGLGWGSLMSIPAKQAWKIAKSIQEHGGVQRGYLGVRSQLAELPADAKQGQDTGLLIASIEAESPAAAAGLMVGDIIVGLAGQAVADHDALMLQLNSGIVGTPTALEYLRGGALHTAQVSVTGRTEAAHHHRHGGGRRGRGFGGHGFGHRPMGRMGLRFGHGGWGPGRLQRKRWGGR, encoded by the coding sequence ATGAAAGACGCAAACAACACACAGGGCCTTAGCGCCCTCTCCCATTCGCTTGTGGAGGCCACCCAGGCGGCCAGCGCATCCATCGTTACGGTGCATGGCCGCCGGCGCCTGCCCTCCACGGGCGTGATTGTGGAGCCCGGGCTGGTGCTCACCGCCAGCCACACCCTGCGCGAAGAGGGTGACATCCAGGTCAGCCTGGCCGATGGCACCACCTTGGGTGCCGAGCTGCTGGGGCGTGACCCGCACAGCGATCTCGCCGTGCTCAAGCTCGTCGATGCGCTCGGCACGCCGGCGCGCATCAATGAGCAGCCGCAGGTGGGCCAACTGGCCATCGCGCTGGGCCGCCCCGGCCAGGCTATCGAAGCCAGCCTGGGCATCGTCAGCGCCATCGGGGGGCCAGTGCGCACGCACGGCGGCGGCCTGGTGGAAAGCACGCTGCGCACGGATGCCACCGCCTACCCCGGTTTCTCCGGCGGCCCGCTGGTAGACGATCTGGGCCAGGTGCTGGGCATCAACACCTCCGGCTTGGGTTGGGGCAGCTTGATGTCCATCCCAGCCAAGCAAGCCTGGAAGATTGCCAAATCCATCCAGGAGCATGGCGGCGTGCAGCGCGGCTACCTGGGCGTGCGCAGCCAATTGGCTGAGCTGCCCGCGGATGCCAAGCAAGGGCAAGACACCGGCCTGCTGATTGCGAGCATCGAAGCCGAAAGCCCCGCCGCCGCGGCTGGCTTGATGGTGGGTGACATCATCGTCGGGCTGGCCGGGCAAGCGGTGGCAGACCACGATGCGCTGATGCTGCAACTCAACAGCGGCATCGTGGGCACGCCAACTGCGCTGGAGTACCTGCGCGGCGGTGCCCTGCACACCGCCCAGGTGAGCGTCACCGGGCGCACGGAAGCCGCGCACCATCATCGCCACGGCGGTGGCCGCCGCGGGCGCGGCTTCGGCGGGCATGGCTTCGGCCATCGCCCAATGGGCCGCATGGGCCTGCGCTTCGGCCACGGCGGCTGGGGGCCGGGCCGCCTGCAGCGCAAACGCTGGGGGGGCCGATAA
- a CDS encoding SDR family NAD(P)-dependent oxidoreductase — protein sequence MTTPHVSEPALTRRPRAIVVGASSGIGAALVRRLAHEGYLVAALSRSAEPLQALANELNGAGQRRVIAHAHDVTHLAEIPTTLQKLLAEMGGLDLFVYCAGVMPAVEINEFDLEKDQHMLAVNLSGGVAWLGQVSALFQKQGRGHIVGISSVAGDRGRVLNPAYNASKAGLDTYLEALRNRLSRHGITVLTVRPGFVDTQILANAPRSFGVISPQQCAAGIWHAIRRHQQIVYVPGWWRWLMLAVRNVPSFIFRRLSF from the coding sequence ATGACCACTCCTCACGTTTCCGAACCCGCGCTTACCCGCCGCCCGCGCGCCATCGTTGTCGGCGCCTCTTCCGGCATTGGCGCTGCCCTGGTGCGCCGCCTGGCCCACGAAGGCTACCTGGTGGCGGCGCTTTCGCGCAGCGCCGAGCCGCTGCAGGCCCTGGCCAACGAACTCAATGGCGCTGGGCAGCGCCGCGTGATTGCGCACGCCCACGATGTAACCCACCTGGCGGAGATCCCCACTACGCTGCAGAAGCTCCTGGCTGAGATGGGCGGCCTGGATCTGTTTGTCTATTGTGCCGGGGTGATGCCCGCGGTAGAGATCAATGAATTTGATCTGGAAAAAGATCAGCACATGCTGGCGGTCAATCTCTCCGGCGGCGTGGCCTGGCTGGGCCAGGTGTCGGCCTTGTTCCAGAAGCAGGGCCGCGGGCATATCGTAGGCATCTCGTCAGTAGCGGGCGACCGCGGCCGCGTGCTCAACCCCGCCTACAATGCCTCCAAAGCTGGGCTGGATACCTATTTGGAAGCGTTGCGCAACCGGCTCAGCCGCCACGGCATCACAGTGCTCACCGTGCGCCCCGGCTTCGTAGATACCCAAATCCTGGCGAATGCGCCGCGCAGTTTTGGCGTGATCAGCCCGCAGCAGTGTGCCGCGGGAATTTGGCACGCCATCCGCCGCCACCAACAGATCGTCTATGTGCCAGGCTGGTGGCGCTGGCTGATGCTGGCCGTGCGCAACGTGCCTTCGTTCATTTTTCGGAGATTGTCTTTTTGA